The Vanessa atalanta chromosome 2, ilVanAtal1.2, whole genome shotgun sequence genome has a segment encoding these proteins:
- the LOC125071269 gene encoding transmembrane protein 43 homolog: protein MGWIAVVNQFKQTWLTTLLSLVLFSGVTYFLVWSEYQTIQSNLMLDEVIFAAESIDVHTKDEAERYEGRVVHIVGPLRVLEPISEPDYNIHVQAVKLRKRVQMYQWIEETTETDNFLSEPAEETQKTYWYHKDWRDYVVDSALFYIRPGHHNPTSMPMFSETHIAEYVKIGWMNLGLDVKRKVNDYYEIWSDSRPDRSDIKLHSGFYYHGNSALEHEIGDLRIHFSYAGREDDIYTAVGLVERGVLQPYSPKNFPTADPLSLMRKGSYSLKHLYDLEKHHANTHTWKYRLLGLIQVFASAMTLHPEWLTLFMQCKWISNSLRRCTRLWINLVLSFSYTLLIISIPWFLHKPSFGAIVLGVALLPILHYSNLLARDQPGSVRYSRWEDR from the exons GGTGTTACCTATTTTTTAGTTTGGTCTGAG TATCAAACTATTCAAAGTAATCTGATGCTCGATGAGGTGATATTTGCAGCTGAAAGTATTGATGTTCATACTAAAGATGAAGCTGAGCGTTATGAAGGTCGAGTAGTACATATTGTAGGACCTCTAAGAGTACTGGAACCTATATCAGAACCCGATTATAACATTCACGTACAAGCTGTGAAGTTGAGGAAGAGAGTTCAAATGTACCAATGGATTGAAGAAACAAC GGAAACAGATAATTTCTTAAGTGAGCCAGCAGAAGAAACTCAAAAGACTTATTGGTATCATAAAGATTGGAGAGATTATGTGGTGGACTCTGCATTGTTTTACATTAGACCTGGTCATCATAATCCAACTTCTATGCCAATGTTTAGTGAAACACACATTGCTGAATATGTTAAAATTGGATGGATGAATCTGG GCTTAGATGTAAAGCGTAAAGTAAATGATTACTATGAAATATGGTCCGATTCTAGACCTGATCGAAGTGACATCAAACTGCATTCTGGATTCTATTATCATGGGAACAGTGCCCTGGAGCATGAAATAGGTGATCTACGAATTCATTTCTCTTATGCGGGACGAGAGGATGACATT taCACAGCAGTTGGTTTGGTTGAGAGAGGTGTTCTTCAACCTTACAGTCCGAAGAATTTTCCAACTGCAGACCCATTGTCCCTCATGAGGAAAGGCTCTTATAGCTTGAAACATTTATATGATCTAGAGAAACATCATGCAAACACCCACACTTGGAAATACAGACTACTTGGTTTAATACAAGTTTTTGCATCAGCAATGACATTACATCCAGAATGGCTAACACTTT tCATGCAGTGCAAGTGGATTTCAAACAGTTTAAGACGCTGCACAAGACTTTGGATTAATTTAGTTCTATCTTTTTCATATACACTGCTAATAATATCAATACCATG GTTTCTACATAAACCGTCGTTCGGAGCTATTGTACTCGGTGTGGCTTTACTGCCCATACTTCACTATTCGAATTTGCTTGCACGTGATCAGCCTGGTTCTGTAAGATATTCAAGATGGGAAGATCGTTAA
- the LOC125073329 gene encoding beta-galactoside alpha-2,6-sialyltransferase 2, producing MKAAAMSVWIFINLLCFGMCGYLYLIWSQYWMSLEKQRLFSKSHITPQKNGISGISYQDNFSENMISNTVLNVSLLKVDSVRKRSVVAFKTGQMLQWSNKSYGTQVRPSNNIVVKSRGSPRFPNIHKAILEFDSDKYVCNDLTTLECESKTAEFKELLLKEFHRVLMSDSKVFTSGLESQNPYDVKYDRGYVKQLSRGEILCALGKVAVRTVESEDEPFASLGYRIPKDPLQKHRMFNTCAIVTSAGALLGSRLGEFIDSHDMVLRFNNAPTENYTEDVGSKTTFRILNSQVATKPEYKFLSDPMYKNISIMIWDPANYSSPLDEWYRHPDFPVFRVYKNLLETQPGADVHLLYPQVLWDLWTVLQDSSPYRLRRNPPSSGFIGLWFAIHRCNRIRMFEYVPSVHATRRCHYHASGDDTGCTLGAWHPLAQEKALAHRMSDNADLDVFQRGFIDVPGIKAVHC from the exons ATGAAAGCAGCGGCGATGTCAGTCtggatttttataaatcttcttTGTTTTGGAATGTGTGGTTATTTATACTTGATATGGTCTCAATATTGGATGAGCTTAGAAAAACAAAGACTATTTAGTAAATCTCATATAACTCCTCAGAAGAATGGCATATCAGGAATAAGTTATCAAGATAATTTTTCAGAAAACATGATTTCCAACACTGTGTTAAATGTATCGTTGTTGAAAGTTGATTCTGTACGTAAAAGATCTGTAGTTGCTTTTAAAACTGGTCAAATGTTACAATGGTCTAATAAATCATATGGGACGCAGGTTCGTCCGTCCAATAACATCGTGGTGAAGAGTCGCGGCAGTCCGAGATTcccaaatatacataaagcgATATTGGAGTTCGATAGCGACAAATACGTCTGTAACGATCTGACTACATTAGAATGCGAGTCGAAAACGGCTGAATTCAAGGAGTTACTATTAAAAGAGTTCCATCGAGTGTTGATGAGTGACAGCAAAGTGTTTACATCAGGCCTGGAGTCGCAGAACCCTTACGATGTCAAATACGACAGAGGGTATGTCAAGCAACTTTCTAGGGGGGAAATATTGTGCGCGCTTGGGAAAGTTGCTGTGCGAACCGTTGAATCAGAAGACGAACCCTTCGCGAGCTTGGGTTATAGAATTCCGAAAGATCCGTTACAGAAACATCGTATGTTTAATACGTGTGCGATTGTGACAAGTGCTGGAGCTCTTCTTGGATCACGTCTAGGAGAGTTTATTG ATTCTCACGATATGGTTTTGAGATTCAATAATGCGCCGACAGAAAATTACACCGAAGATGTTGGTTCGAAAACAACATTCCGTATTCTTAATTCACag gTCGCTACTAAGCCAGAATACAAATTTTTAAGTGATCcgatgtacaaaaatatttccataatgATATGGGACCCTGCGAATTATTCATCGCCCCTAGACGAGTGGTATCGTCACCCAGATTTTCCTGTTTTTCGAgtgtataaaaa TTTGCTGGAAACGCAACCGGGAGCTGATGTTCATCTTCTGTATCCGCAAGTTTTATGGGATCTGTGGACTGTACTCCAAGATTCATCACCTTATCGTTTAAGAAGAAACCCTCCTTCATCTGGATTTATAG GCTTATGGTTCGCCATACACCGTTGCAACCGCATTCGTATGTTCGAGTACGTACCGTCGGTGCACGCAACGCGTCGCTGTCACTACCACGCGAGTGGCGACGACACCGGGTGCACGCTCGGTGCCTGGCACCCACTCGCACAGGAGAAGGCTCTAGCGCACCGTATGAGTGACAACGCCGATCTCGACGTCTTTCAACGAGGCTTCATTGACGTACCGGGAATAAAAGCTGTCCATTGttga